One genomic region from Cardiobacteriaceae bacterium TAE3-ERU3 encodes:
- a CDS encoding DJ-1/PfpI family protein, which translates to MANVLLCLIDGFEEIEALATVDILRRGEVDVQTVSLTGKREVTGSHNIVVHADVLFDEADFAAANVVIIPGGTPDFDKHEGLKAQLLEFDKASKTIAAICAAPMVPGGLGLLEGKKATCYPGFEKYLKGAQLQDGAAVVVDGNIITGRGPGLALDFALQVLESIEGEVKRNEVAKGLLLAH; encoded by the coding sequence ATGGCTAATGTATTGTTGTGTTTGATTGATGGTTTTGAAGAAATTGAAGCATTGGCGACGGTTGATATTCTGCGTCGCGGTGAAGTGGATGTGCAAACGGTGTCTTTGACTGGCAAGCGTGAAGTTACCGGTTCGCACAACATTGTTGTCCATGCAGATGTATTGTTTGATGAGGCTGATTTTGCAGCTGCTAATGTCGTGATTATCCCGGGCGGTACACCTGATTTTGACAAGCATGAAGGTTTGAAAGCACAGCTACTAGAGTTTGATAAAGCAAGTAAAACGATTGCCGCAATTTGTGCTGCACCGATGGTACCGGGCGGTTTGGGTTTACTTGAAGGTAAAAAGGCAACCTGTTATCCGGGCTTTGAAAAATACTTGAAAGGCGCGCAACTGCAAGATGGTGCAGCCGTGGTCGTTGATGGCAATATCATTACCGGTCGCGGCCCCGGCTTGGCTCTTGATTTTGCCTTACAAGTACTGGAAAGCATCGAGGGTGAGGTCAAGCGCAATGAAGTTGCAAAAGGGCTGTTACTCGCCCACTAA
- a CDS encoding phosphatidate cytidylyltransferase — protein sequence MNKQWILIALIVVVLIVASTVSNVLIQRHGRTQTLDNLVQRVNAWWMMIAVLILAFLSGRMGTVILFMLVSFVALREFLTLIYRSKADYYVLVGVYYLILPLQYWFIYDAWYGMYTIFIPVYGFLLMPIVASLAGDTGQFLMRSAKIQWALMISVFCISHVPALLDLKFEGYRATIGLLIFLLVVVQGSDVLQYIVGKLWGKRKIAPRLSPSKTVAGTFGGIAAATLLAAALWWITPFSPVEAGLLGLLIAIMGFLGGLVMSSIKRDIGVKDWGSMIPGHGGMLDRIDSLCFAAPVFFHVVRYFWRAG from the coding sequence ATGAATAAACAATGGATTTTAATTGCGCTGATAGTGGTTGTCTTGATTGTCGCTTCAACGGTCAGTAATGTACTGATTCAGCGCCACGGTCGTACGCAGACGCTGGATAATCTGGTCCAGCGCGTCAATGCGTGGTGGATGATGATTGCTGTGCTGATATTGGCGTTTCTGTCTGGGCGAATGGGTACGGTTATTTTGTTTATGCTGGTGTCATTTGTCGCATTACGCGAGTTTTTGACCCTTATTTACCGATCTAAAGCAGATTATTACGTTTTGGTCGGGGTATATTACCTGATCTTGCCGCTGCAATACTGGTTTATCTATGATGCGTGGTACGGTATGTACACCATTTTTATCCCAGTGTACGGATTTTTGCTGATGCCCATTGTTGCTTCATTGGCTGGTGATACTGGCCAGTTTTTGATGCGCTCAGCCAAAATTCAGTGGGCATTGATGATTAGTGTATTTTGCATTTCACACGTTCCTGCGTTGCTCGATTTGAAATTCGAAGGCTATCGCGCAACGATTGGATTGCTGATTTTCTTGTTGGTTGTGGTGCAGGGTAGTGACGTATTGCAATATATCGTTGGTAAGCTGTGGGGTAAGCGCAAGATTGCACCTCGCTTGTCGCCTTCAAAAACGGTTGCCGGTACCTTCGGCGGTATTGCCGCCGCAACTTTATTGGCAGCAGCGCTGTGGTGGATTACGCCATTTTCTCCTGTAGAGGCCGGATTGCTGGGCTTATTGATTGCCATCATGGGGTTTCTTGGCGGGTTGGTGATGTCGTCAATCAAGCGTGATATTGGCGTGAAAGACTGGGGTAGCATGATTCCCGGCCATGGCGGTATGCTTGATAGAATTGACTCATTGTGCTTCGCAGCGCCAGTCTTTTTTCATGTGGTGCGTTATTTTTGGCGTGCCGGTTAA
- a CDS encoding 1-acyl-sn-glycerol-3-phosphate acyltransferase, which produces MMAQLMRTALYLLVILVTGVRSQGKISANIWRRPTVFYANHQSHGDFLLIWAALPVFMRHHVRPVAAGDYWLKTLIRRFLALKVFNMVLINRGDDPKQALSIMSTALQQGDSLIIFPEGTRNSSDELLPFKSGLFYLYREQPNVDLLPVWIENIQDVLPKGRYLPVPMLCSVYFGTPYEPDDMSKSVFLEQAREKLIETGEEE; this is translated from the coding sequence ATGATGGCACAATTAATGCGTACCGCGCTGTATCTGCTGGTGATATTGGTGACAGGTGTTCGTAGTCAGGGCAAAATATCAGCCAATATATGGCGCAGACCAACGGTATTTTATGCCAATCATCAGAGTCATGGCGATTTCCTGCTGATTTGGGCGGCGTTGCCGGTATTTATGCGCCACCACGTTCGACCGGTTGCAGCCGGTGATTATTGGTTAAAAACACTGATTCGGCGGTTTTTGGCTTTGAAGGTATTCAACATGGTGCTGATTAATCGCGGTGATGATCCAAAGCAGGCTCTCTCTATCATGTCCACAGCGCTACAACAGGGTGATAGCCTGATTATCTTTCCCGAAGGGACGCGCAATAGTAGTGATGAGCTGCTGCCATTTAAAAGTGGGTTGTTTTATTTATACCGCGAGCAACCAAATGTGGATCTGCTTCCGGTATGGATTGAAAATATTCAGGACGTTTTGCCCAAAGGGCGTTATTTGCCGGTCCCAATGCTATGTAGCGTATATTTTGGCACGCCTTATGAACCGGATGATATGAGTAAGTCGGTATTTCTTGAGCAGGCGCGAGAAAAACTGATTGAAACGGGAGAAGAAGAATGA
- a CDS encoding CDP-alcohol phosphatidyltransferase family protein: MSIYALKPRFQAVLRPMVLQLCRLGVRANQVTLVAMIGSCLLGALLALKVTEPVWFWLVPLWMFVRMALNAIDGMLAREHDQQSVLGAYLNELGDMVSDAALFLPFALIPNICGMLVVLVVMLALVSEAAGILGQVYGNGRHYDGPMGKSDRAVALGVAAVIYAIWPKIAWPLNVIMAVVIVLLLLTIVRRIHRAI, translated from the coding sequence ATGAGCATTTATGCATTAAAACCACGCTTTCAGGCTGTACTACGGCCAATGGTTCTACAGCTATGCCGGCTTGGGGTGCGCGCAAACCAAGTAACATTGGTTGCGATGATAGGCTCTTGCTTGCTAGGTGCACTACTGGCATTGAAGGTTACAGAGCCAGTATGGTTTTGGCTTGTACCATTATGGATGTTTGTGCGCATGGCTTTGAATGCAATTGACGGTATGCTCGCGCGTGAGCATGATCAGCAGTCAGTATTGGGTGCGTATTTGAACGAACTTGGTGATATGGTTTCTGATGCTGCGCTCTTCTTGCCATTTGCTCTGATTCCAAACATATGTGGCATGTTGGTGGTCTTGGTGGTGATGCTGGCTTTGGTCAGTGAGGCGGCCGGTATCTTGGGTCAAGTTTATGGTAACGGGCGTCACTATGATGGGCCAATGGGCAAAAGTGATCGTGCTGTGGCGCTTGGCGTCGCAGCTGTGATTTACGCCATTTGGCCAAAAATTGCATGGCCTCTGAATGTGATTATGGCTGTTGTAATAGTTTTGCTGCTCTTGACGATTGTGCGCCGCATTCATCGCGCAATATAA